A single genomic interval of Nonomuraea rubra harbors:
- the fxlM gene encoding methyltransferase, FxLD system gives MPSDNPSSVESPEFLRDAMVAELRERGAIRSSEIAAAFAKVPREKFAPEAPVSAAYSTRDTVVTRRNADGKATSSISAPWLQAEMLEAARLQHGMRVLEIGSGGYNAALIAELVGPDGLVISVDIDPFVTDRATRFLAESGYPQVKVVLGDAEHAADELGPFDVILVTIGAWDCPWGHLLAPGGRMIVPLRFCGLTRSFTFVRDGDHFAGLDPTVCGFIPIQGAGAHQEHVAALAGGTVNLLIDAGPDLDTAALDRALDGDRTERWTGVTVGHNDPFDTLHLWVAAQTETFGVIWADPQRGSDRIEPAMRWFTPALITPDSFAYLTMGPERRDGESGERRYELGVHGYGKHGDALARQLADEVVTWDRDWRQHPDPDFTLHPIDATVPAPAIGRVFPKRHTQLVMAWT, from the coding sequence GTTGAGTCCCCCGAATTCCTCCGCGACGCGATGGTCGCCGAGCTGCGAGAGCGCGGCGCCATCCGCTCATCCGAGATCGCCGCCGCCTTCGCCAAGGTGCCCCGCGAGAAGTTCGCTCCCGAAGCGCCCGTCTCCGCCGCCTACTCCACCCGCGACACCGTGGTCACCAGGCGCAACGCCGATGGCAAGGCCACCAGCTCGATCAGCGCCCCCTGGCTACAGGCCGAGATGCTCGAAGCAGCCCGCCTGCAGCACGGGATGCGGGTGTTGGAGATCGGCAGCGGCGGCTACAACGCGGCGCTCATCGCCGAGCTCGTCGGCCCGGACGGGCTGGTGATCAGCGTGGACATCGACCCGTTCGTCACCGACCGCGCCACCCGCTTCCTCGCCGAGAGCGGCTACCCGCAGGTGAAGGTGGTGCTCGGGGACGCCGAGCATGCTGCCGACGAGCTGGGGCCGTTCGACGTCATCCTCGTCACGATCGGCGCGTGGGACTGCCCCTGGGGCCACCTGCTGGCGCCCGGCGGCCGAATGATCGTCCCGCTGCGCTTCTGCGGGCTCACCCGCTCCTTCACCTTCGTCCGCGACGGCGACCACTTCGCCGGCCTCGACCCCACGGTGTGCGGGTTCATCCCCATCCAGGGCGCGGGCGCCCACCAGGAGCACGTGGCGGCCCTGGCCGGCGGGACGGTGAACCTGCTCATCGACGCCGGCCCCGACCTCGACACCGCGGCGCTCGACCGAGCGCTGGACGGCGACCGCACCGAACGCTGGACCGGCGTCACGGTCGGCCACAACGATCCCTTCGACACCCTTCACCTGTGGGTCGCGGCCCAGACCGAGACCTTCGGCGTGATCTGGGCCGACCCGCAGCGCGGCAGCGACCGCATCGAGCCCGCCATGCGCTGGTTCACCCCCGCACTGATCACCCCGGACAGCTTCGCCTACCTCACCATGGGCCCGGAGCGGCGGGACGGCGAGAGCGGGGAACGCCGCTACGAGCTCGGCGTCCACGGCTACGGCAAGCACGGCGACGCCCTGGCCCGGCAGCTCGCCGACGAGGTGGTGACCTGGGACCGCGACTGGCGCCAGCACCCGGACCCGGACTTCACCCTGCACCCGATCGACGCCACCGTGCCGGCGCCGGCTATCGGCCGGGTCTTCCCCAAGCGTCACACCCAGCTGGTCATGGCTTGGACGTGA